From the Halobacterium zhouii genome, the window CTGTTGGCGTGCTTACCGGCGGTCTGACGGGCGACGCGGGCCGACGGAAGTACGAGGGGGCGGACGCGGATCTCGTGCTGGATTCGGTGAACGACCTGCCGGAGGCACTGGAGCCGAGGTCGGGATCCGAGTGAGAGCGTGACACAAATCCTTATTCGGTCGCCGGGTGACTCACGAGTATGCGAATCGCGTTGCTCGGTGGGACCGGCGACATCGGCGAAGGGCTGGCGCTGCGATGGGCGTACCACACCGACCACGAGGTCGTGATCGGCTCCCGCGACCCGGAGAAGGCCCGAACCAAGGCCGAGGAGTACGAGACGGAACTGGACAGCCGCGGCGTCGAGCGGAAGGTGACTGGGTTCGCCAACGAGATGGCGGCCGACCGCGCGGATGTGGTGGTGCTCGCGGTGCCGGCGTACCACGCCAAGGACACCGTCGAGGCGGTCGCGGACAGACTCGACGCGGAGACGACGCTCGTGACGCCGGCGGTCGGGATGAAGCGCACGGACGACGGATTCCGGTACAACCCCCCGAAGGCGGGGAGCGTGAGCCAACTGGTCGCGCGCCACGTGCCCGACGACACACCCGTGGTGGGCGCGTTCCACAACCTCGCGGCGGACCGCCTCGCGAATCTCGACGTGGAGTTGGACCTCGACACGCTCGTCGTGGGTGACGACGGCGACGCGAAGCAGAACGTCGCCGACCTCGCGAGCGGAATCGAGGGCTTGCGCGCGCTCGACGCCGGCCCGCTCGCGAACGCGGCGGAGGTGGAGTCGCTTACGCCATTGCTCGTGAATCTCGCGGTCAACAACGAGGGGATGCACGACGTCGGCGTGAAATTCGAGTAGCCGCCGCGAGACGGCCGTTCGTCCTCTACGCGAACGAGAGCAGTTTTTCCTCGAGCGATTCGGCGTCGTCGGCGAGCACGCGGATCATCGCTTCCTTTCCGACCGCGCCGCTGTCGACGACTGCGTCCGGCGCTCGGTGTCGCTCGCGGTTTCTTCCAGTCACCGCTCGTCCTTCCGTGGCCTCTCGCTGGTCGGCCACGCGTTTCATCGCTTCTCTGGCCGTCCAGTCCATCGTGCCGTCGGCGTCGGCGGGTTCTTCGGCGCGGTCCACGACGACAGCGTCCCAGCGCTCGCGCACGTCGCGGTCGCGCTGCTCGCTCCAGCGGACGTTCGCGGCCGCGGAGACGGCAGGGTCGCGTTCTCGAACGCCGAGCAGGAAGCGCGCGACGTGGCTCGACGCGCCCGGGGCAACTCCGCCAGCGGCACGAACGCCGCGCTGCGTGGCGTGCAGGCGGCCGTCGACGGCGACCACGTCGTCGGGAGTGCGGGCGTCTGGTGGTGCGACGGCGACGTTCGTCCCGACTTCAGGGACGAGACCGGTCGGCCACTCGCGTTCGAGCGCGGCGACGACGCTCCGGGCGTCGGCGAGTGCGTCGGTGCTGGCGGCGTCGACAGCGTCGTGGTCGACGGGGCCGTTGCCGGCGCCGAGCGAGAGTCCGGATTCGATGGCGCGCGTTACGGCCTCGACGCCGCGCTCGACGGCGACGGGCAGTTCGTCGCCGCGAGCGAGGTGGGCAGTGATGGCGGCGGAGAGCGTGCACCCGGAGCCGTGCGTGTTCGCGGTGTCGACGCGTTCTCGAGTGAACGCCCGCGTGCTTTCGCCGACGAACACGTCTACGGGGTCACCGTCGAGGTGGCCACCGGTCAGGAGGACCGCGTCCGGGCCGAGGTCGAGGACCGCTTCGGCGGCGGCGCGCAGGTCGCTCTCGTCCGCCACGGTGACGTCCGCCAGCAGTTCCGCCTCGGGGACGTTCGGCGTGGCGAGGGTCGCTTCCGGCAGTAGGTCCTCGCGGAGCGCGGAGACGCCGCGCTCGGTGAGCAGGCGGTCACCGCTCTGGGCGACTGCCACCGGGTCGACGACCACGGGGAAGTCGGCGTCAGCGACCGCGTCGGCGACCGTTGCCACGACGTCCGCGTTCCCGAGCATCCCGGTTTTCGCCGCTGCGACGGGGAAGTCGGAGACGACGGCATCGAACTGCGAGCGGACGACCGCCGGGTCGAGCACCTCGCTCGCGGTGACGCCCGTCGTGTTCTGTGCGGTGACGGCGGTGAGCGCGGATGTGCCGAACGCCCCGCACGCCTCGAAGGTCTTGAGGTCGGCTTGGACGCCCGCACCGCCGCCGCTGTCCGATCCCGCGACCGTGAGTGCGACTGGCGGGTCGGTCACCCCGACCACCCGCCGAGAACCGCGTACACTTCGAAGGCGAACGCTCCCAGAACGAGCGCGACAGCGCCCCAGACCAGCGCGGCGAACGCGAGCGGTCCGACCGTCACTTCGACCCCTCCCCGCCGTCCGCGCGAGCGGTTCGAGAGCGCGAGCGGACGCGGTCGTCGAGCGCGTCGACGTCGATGGAGCGGTCGTGTCGTTTGGGCAGCAGTAGCGTCAGCACGGTAGCGACGGCCGTTGCCGCCACGAACGCCGCGAGGTACGAGGGTGCTGGTAACGGACCACTCGGGAGGACGGCCCTCGCTCCGGGGAACCAGACGAGACCGGCTCCCAGTCCAAGGACGGCCGCTGCGAGTGCGTCCTCACCCGTGGGCCGAGTGGCGTAGAGTCCCGCGACGATCGGCGGGAACGTCGCCGCTGCGAGGAGGTCGGCGAACAGGAACAGCGTCAGCACGCCGTACCCCTGCACGGCAACGACTGTGGCGGCGACGACGACGGCCGCGGTGCCGAGGCGTCCGGCGCGCACGAGCGTCGAGTCGTCCGGGTCGTCGAGGAGGCGTGCGGCGTCCACGGTGACGAGGCTCACGAGCGCGTTACACACTGTGTCGGCGGAACTCGCGACGAGGAGTACCGCGAGCACGACGACCGCGAGCACCCCAGCCTGGGGGAGCGCGGCGTCTGCGGCCGCGAAGAACGCCACGCTCGCGCGCTCCGTGCCGACGACGCCGAGGCCGCGCGCGAGCACGCCGACGAGACCGGCGAGCAGCACCATCGGGACGACGGCGACGCCAGCGACGACGAATCCGCGCCGGACGGTGGTGTCGTCGCGCGCGGCGTAGACGCGCTGCCACTCGCTCTGGTTGAGGAGGTTCGCGCCGAGAACCGCGAGGGTCACGTACGCGCCGAACGTCACGCCGGGGAGGTAGCCCGGCGAGAGCAGGTTCGGATTCGTCGCAACGATGTGGCCGTGAACTGCCGTCGCGCCGCCGAACGAGAGCACGACGGCCGCCACCGTCGCGGCTAGCAACGGGAGCACGACCAGCGCCTGCAGGGCGTCGGTCGCGAGCGTCGCGACGAGACCACCGTACCCCGCGTAGACGAGCACTGCGCCGCCGACGAGAGCGGCGGTCACCCACGGCGGCACGCCGGCGAGATACGCGAGGGCGCTCGTGAGGCCGGTTAGCTCTGCGGCGAGAAAGACGAACATGTAGAGCGCGCTCACCGTGAGAACGTAGGCGTAGGCGGCGCTCCCGTAGCGCGCGTGGACGTACTCCGTGAGCGAGCGCCCCGAGGGGACGACGTCGCGGACGCGCGGCCCGACGACGGCGAACGCGAACAGCGGAAGCGCGCTGCCGACCGCGTAGCCGAGGACGGCCGGAAGCCCGCCGAACGCCGCGCCCGCCTCCGCGGGACTGAACAGGATCCAGCCTCCCATCGCGGATGCCACAAGTGTCGCCGTGAGCGTCCCGACGTCCGCAGTTCCGCGAGCGACCACGAAGTCGTCGAGGGTGCCGACACGACCCCGTGCGGCCCACAGTCCGACGGCTGTCGACCCGGCGAGGGCCAGAACTGCAGCCACGGGAACCGCGAGCGCGCTCCGCATCAGTCGTCGTCGGCGGCGGTGGCACCGCGACCCGGGAGGTCGACCGTCGGCGCGTCGACGCCGAGTTCGTCGAGTGCGGCCTGCGCGGCGGCCTTCCCGGAGAGGAGCATCGCCCCGAACGTCGGTCCCATTCGCGTCAGACCGTGCGTCGTCGCCGTGGCGAGACCCGCCGCGACGAGGCCGTCGTGGACTTTGCCGGTGTGCTCGACGACCTTATCCTCGCTGTCCGCGACCCACATCGAGTCGTGGCCGGGCGAGTCGTGACCGGGC encodes:
- the npdG gene encoding NADPH-dependent F420 reductase, producing MRIALLGGTGDIGEGLALRWAYHTDHEVVIGSRDPEKARTKAEEYETELDSRGVERKVTGFANEMAADRADVVVLAVPAYHAKDTVEAVADRLDAETTLVTPAVGMKRTDDGFRYNPPKAGSVSQLVARHVPDDTPVVGAFHNLAADRLANLDVELDLDTLVVGDDGDAKQNVADLASGIEGLRALDAGPLANAAEVESLTPLLVNLAVNNEGMHDVGVKFE
- a CDS encoding sodium:solute symporter family transporter, coding for MRSALAVPVAAVLALAGSTAVGLWAARGRVGTLDDFVVARGTADVGTLTATLVASAMGGWILFSPAEAGAAFGGLPAVLGYAVGSALPLFAFAVVGPRVRDVVPSGRSLTEYVHARYGSAAYAYVLTVSALYMFVFLAAELTGLTSALAYLAGVPPWVTAALVGGAVLVYAGYGGLVATLATDALQALVVLPLLAATVAAVVLSFGGATAVHGHIVATNPNLLSPGYLPGVTFGAYVTLAVLGANLLNQSEWQRVYAARDDTTVRRGFVVAGVAVVPMVLLAGLVGVLARGLGVVGTERASVAFFAAADAALPQAGVLAVVVLAVLLVASSADTVCNALVSLVTVDAARLLDDPDDSTLVRAGRLGTAAVVVAATVVAVQGYGVLTLFLFADLLAAATFPPIVAGLYATRPTGEDALAAAVLGLGAGLVWFPGARAVLPSGPLPAPSYLAAFVAATAVATVLTLLLPKRHDRSIDVDALDDRVRSRSRTARADGGEGSK
- the thiD gene encoding bifunctional hydroxymethylpyrimidine kinase/phosphomethylpyrimidine kinase, with product MTDPPVALTVAGSDSGGGAGVQADLKTFEACGAFGTSALTAVTAQNTTGVTASEVLDPAVVRSQFDAVVSDFPVAAAKTGMLGNADVVATVADAVADADFPVVVDPVAVAQSGDRLLTERGVSALREDLLPEATLATPNVPEAELLADVTVADESDLRAAAEAVLDLGPDAVLLTGGHLDGDPVDVFVGESTRAFTRERVDTANTHGSGCTLSAAITAHLARGDELPVAVERGVEAVTRAIESGLSLGAGNGPVDHDAVDAASTDALADARSVVAALEREWPTGLVPEVGTNVAVAPPDARTPDDVVAVDGRLHATQRGVRAAGGVAPGASSHVARFLLGVRERDPAVSAAANVRWSEQRDRDVRERWDAVVVDRAEEPADADGTMDWTAREAMKRVADQREATEGRAVTGRNRERHRAPDAVVDSGAVGKEAMIRVLADDAESLEEKLLSFA